Proteins encoded by one window of Nicotiana tabacum cultivar K326 chromosome 10, ASM71507v2, whole genome shotgun sequence:
- the LOC107809776 gene encoding adenine DNA glycosylase-like, translating into MQLAICSHFQTHCLAGKHNRHYSLSSMDAIGAGAEKRTAISKKRPRRTTQPKPKIEVPTSGDIEDFSFSKDEALQIRASLLEWYDNNQRDLPWRRISSSSSCGFKEEDDDDEREKRGYAVWVSEVMLQQTRVSTVIDYFNRWMNKWPTLHHLAQASLEEVNEMWAGLGYYRRARFLLEGAKEVVEQGGTFPETVSDLRNIKGIGEYTAGAISSIAFKKAVPVVDGNVVRVISRLKAISANPKDAATVKKIWKLAGQLVDPFRPGDFNQALMELGATLCSLSNPGCAACPISAQCHALSLSRQNESVHVTDYPIKVMKAKQRHEFSAVSVVEILDCQETIGPQSSSKFILVKRPNKGLLAGLWEFPSVLLEKEADLASRRIAIDKFLQSSFNLDLKESIRIVSREYIGEYVHVFSHIRLKMYIELLVLRPKGNRSIDYKKRDKESMTWKYVDSKNLDSMGLTSGVRKVYNMVQKHKQTDQGTIPERRRKPALRR; encoded by the exons ATGCAACTAGCCATTTGCTCACACTTTCAAACGCATTGTTTAGCGGGAAAACACAATCGGCACTACTCTCTGTCATCGATGGACGCCATCGGCGCCGGAGCAGAGAAGAGAACGGCCATCTCCAAGAAGAGACCTCGCCGTACCACACAACCAAAACCTAAAATTGAAGTTCCAACTAGCGGCGATATAGAGGACTTCAGTTTCAGCAAAGACGAAGCCCTACAAATTAGGGCTTCTCTATTGGAATGGTACGATAATAATCAAAGAGACCTTCCTTGGCGAAGAATAAGTAGCAGTAGCAGTTGCGGATttaaagaagaagatgatgatgatgagagaGAGAAAAGGGGTTATGCAGTGTGGGTATCTGAAGTAATGCTTCAGCAAACTAGGGTTTCAACTGTGATTGACTATTTTAATCGGTGGATGAATAAATGGCCTACTCTTCATCATCTCGCTCAAGCTTCTCTTGAG GAGGTAAATGAAATGTGGGCAGGTTTAGGATACTATAGACGAGCTCGGTTTTTGCTGGAG GGTGCAAAAGAGGTTGTCGAACAAGGAGGTACTTTTCCGGAGACAGTTTCAGATCTTCGCAACATCAAAGGGATTGGTGAATATACTGCTGGTGCTATATCCTCAATCGCCTTCAAAAAG GCAGTGCCTGTTGTTGATGGAAATGTGGTCAGAGTTATTTCTAGGCTGAAGGCTATATCTGCAAATCCAAAAGACGCAGCGACAGTTAAGAAAATTTG GAAACTTGCAGGGCAATTAGTTGATCCTTTTAGGCCTGGAGATTTCAACCAAGCTCTTATGGAACTTGGGGCTACGTTGTGCTCTCTTTCGAATCCAGGTTGTGCTGCATGCCCCATCTCTGCTCAATGTCATGCTTTATCACTCTCTAGGCAGAACGAATCAGTTCATGTTACAGATTACCCAATTAAAGTTATGAAGGCCAAACAAAGGCATGAGTTTTCCGCTGTTAGTGTTGTAGAGATACTGGATTGCCAGGAAACGATAGGACCTCAATCCAGCAGCAAATTTATTCTTGTGAAAAGACCAAATAAGGGTCTACTTGCTGGCCTCTGGGAGTTTCCATCAGTTCTCTTGGAAAAGGAAGCAGACTTGGCCTCAAGAAGAATAGCAATTGATAAATTTTTACAGTCATCATTCAATCTAGATCTTAAAGAGTCTATTAGAATAGTTTCACGAGAATATATTGGAGAATATGTCCACGTCTTCAGTCATATACGCCTCAAGATGTACATAGAGTTGCTGGTCTTACGTCCAAAAG GAAATAGAAGCATTGACTACAAAAAGCGGGACAAAGAGAGCATGACATGGAAATATGTCGATAGTAAAAACCTCGATAGCATGGGATTGACATCTGGAGTAAGAAAG GTTTATAACATGGTACAGAAACACAAGCAAACTGACCAGGGTACCATCCCAGAAAGGAGGAGGAAGCCAGCATTAAGAAGATAG
- the LOC107809774 gene encoding uncharacterized protein LOC107809774: MATTGGSISLSSFPSPSSSFSRRAKPNSTLLHADSLELRHIKICKCANVLVPSPRNIACFAAQESSSLTVAAETKEKKESETAEETAPAKPKPKPAAKAPAKSLPQMMEEDVIPSLKSILEAQDDISELELLFNDNKLEGSFSKKGNPYSFWAFFPDGLTGAKGFSLSSYGSGPSTVEPFLVDEKKITAKHIVFWVEKRLAAQGIIPVWNE; encoded by the exons ATGGCAACAACAGGAGGTTCTATTTCACTTTCCAGCTTCCCATCACCATCTTCTTCATTTAGCCGTAGAGCTAAACCAAATTCCACACTACTGCATGCTGATTCTCTTGAACTAAGACACATCAAAATCTGCAAATGCGCCAACGTGTTAGTCCCTTCTCCTAGAAACATTGCCTGCTTTGCAGCGCAAGAATCATCATCTTTAACTG TTGCTGCTGAAACGAAGGAGAAGAAAGAGTCAGAGACTGCTGAAGAAACAGCTCCAGCAAAACCAAAGCCAAAGCCTGCAGCAAAAGCTCCAGCCAAGTCTCTACCTCAGATGATGGAGGAGGATGTTATCCCGTCCCTGAAATCAATTCTTGAAGCACAAGACGATATCTCTGAGCTCGAGTTATTGTTTAATGACAACAAG TTGGAGGGTTCATTTTCAAAGAAGGGTAATCCATATTCATTTTGGGCGTTCTTTCCTGATGGACTCACAG GTGCTAAAGGTTTCTCTTTGTCTTCCTATGGTTCCGGCCCGAGCACTGTGGAACCTTTTCTCGTTGATGAGAAAAAGATAACAGCAAAACACATTGTATTCTGGGTAGAGAAGCGGTTGGCTGCTCAAGGCATTATTCCTGTCTGGAATGAATAA
- the LOC107809775 gene encoding uncharacterized protein LOC107809775 — translation MLESPAIDSSITASIATVKRYAPPNQRNRSLGRRKSGGDHLERANGNSNDGEKNQISASRSTSTLDDAGGRYQANDSHRTGLIPLQGCSGSDAFQLLNNRWMAVLNAYNNLPYDSPERPVMYTKKSPWGHAMVPYQLMSQAGGASSSGLQDFLSELQLAMHGTSVSSNS, via the exons atgctgGAAAGTCCTGCCATAGATTCATCAATCACAGCCAGCATTGCAACCGTTAAACGCTATGCCCCTCCCAATCAGCG GAATCGCTCGCTTGGTAGGCGAAAATCCGGAGGAG ATCACCTCGAACGAGCTAATGGCAATAGTAATGATGGCGAGAAGAATCAAATTAGTGCCTCTAGGTCTACATCTACTTTAGATGATGCTGGTGGCAGATATCAAGCAAATGATAGTCATCGGACAGGGTTAATACCGCTACAAGGATGTTCTGGCAGTGATGCTTTTCAGCTTCTGAATAACC GTTGGATGGCTGTTCTGAATGCTTACAACAATTTACCATATGATTCTCCTG AAAGGCCAGTTATGTACACAAAAAAGTCACCTTGGGGGCATGCAATGGTTCCCTATCAG TTAATGTCACAAGCTGGAGGTGCATCTTCTTCTGGGTTGCAGGACTTCTTAAGTGAGCTTCAACTTGCAATGCATGGTACAAGTGTCAGTTCTAATTCCTAA